Genomic DNA from Pseudoalteromonas rubra:
ATAGAGGTGGCACGGCCAAACAGCATCGCGTCACAGATTGTGATCAAAACGCCGGGTGTGCATGAACTGCGGGCCACGATAGTGGATAGCCGGGGCAAAGCCAAGGAAGTGAGCCAGTTTGTGGATGTGCTGGAGCCTAGCCCGATCACGGGGGAAATGATGACTTACGCATCAAATCGGTATCAACGGGCGCCACTGGGTATCGTGGCACGGGCCAAAACCAGCGGCGGCCACCCGCAGGACTTTATGGTTGACTATCAGTGGTATCTGAACGGCGAAAAAGTGACCGTGTTGCAGCCACGCAGCCCCATGCATCGCTTTGAGATAGAGACTGCCGGTGACTATGAGATCCGGGTTGAGGCAACCAGTCAGTTTGGTCAACAGGTCGCGTTTACTGAGCAAGTCACCATCCACCCCAACAAAGTACCTCAGTGTGAGAGCGTTACAGATAAAATGAAGCTGGCTATGCGGGTGACAGCACGCTGTACGGATGAGGATGGCTTTATCACGGCCTATGACTGGTGGTTTAACGGTGAGTACATCGGTCGGGGCGCGCCTTCGACACAACTGAGCCTGGAAACCTACCCGAACGCCCTGGTTGAATATGAAGCGATAGATGATGCCGGTGGGCGCACCCGGGGCCGTTTTTCCTGGTGATGTGCGGATCAGTCCGGGGGCCTTCGGCCCCCGGTACCTGACTCAGTGCAGAGCCGATTTTTTTCTCAGCGGCCACAGCACAATGTCTTTCCAGACGTTGAGTAACACGCGGGGGAGCTGCTCTGTCTGTGCTAACGTATCGCGCTGGATAGGGGTCGAAAAGGTACCAAAAAACAGATAGATCATCGCCAGCCAGTAGAGGTGGTTGCCATACTCGGCACTGAGCAACCAGAACAGATCACCGCCGAGGAAAAGCAGCAGCAGCGGGCCACCGACACACAATAACCAGCGGAATAACAAGGGGACGGGGAAGGTGAACCGGGATGAAGACGGAGCAGGGGAAGAGGTCGTTTCCTTAGGTTTTTTCACGCGTATTTTCCTTTCAATAAAAACACAACAGGCGTTGTTTTTTGCACTGTCAATCTACACTGACAGAATGAATAAGCTCTGATTTTAAAGGGTGTATTCATAAAAAAAACAATTACACCGTATGATTTTACCCTGCGTATTTTGTTCGTCAGCGGATGAAATCTTTTACCATTACGCAATCAAGTTTAGCCAGGGGCCGGTATGCCTGTTCGCTACATCATTTTTATGAGCCTCTTTTGTCTGTCGTTTATCGGCTATCTGTTTGCCCGATATATCATTGCCTATCCGGCCGGGCAAAGTGAGTGTCTGCATGCCAGGGTGTTTCTGGTTGATACCTGGGATACCCAGATCCGCGAGGGCGAGCTGGCTTACTTTGTGATGGACGTAGAGAATCCGTTTTTCCCTACCGGTTTGCGTTGGGTAAAAAAAGTCGCGGCGCTGCCTGGCAGTCAGGTGAGTGTGACACCGGGCCAGGTTGCGGTGAATACCACCACCCGCTATGCCATTGATATGCGTCCTATGCTCAATGCCCTGGCCGGCACAGACCAGGATATGGGGACTGAGTCCGCATATACCCGGGACTTTGTGCTGCAAGAGGATGAAGTGTTTATGCTTGGCGAAACCATCAACAGCTATGACAGCCGCTTCTGGGGGCCATTGAAGGTACAACAAATAAAAGGGAAAGCTTATGCCATTTTTTAATCGCGTCTGGTGGTGTCTGTCATTGCTGTGCAGTGCGTCGCTCAGTGCCGAGCCTGCCCAGAACTCGCCCCCGGTCGACACCCAGCCCCCGCCAGCAGTGCAGCGCTCAGTGGTCGACATTCCTGCGCATCTGGAAGAGACGGTGCGCAAGGCGATGGCGGGGCAGGGGGAGTTTGCCATGCCGGGTTCTAACGCCTTGCTGAACAAGCTGACGCCGGCGCAACGGGAGAGTCTGATGCAGATGGCGAAGCAAGCCAAAGCACGGCAACAGGCGTTGCTGGAGTCGGGGACGCTGTCGCACTTTCAAAGCGATTATCTGACTCAGCAGGTAAAGCGTCATCAACAGGCGGCGCAGATGATCTCAACCCACTCGGTGAGCAAACTGGATCGGGTCCTGACTGAGCATGCAGGCATGAGCGAAGAGCAGGTACGAGGGTTTGCCGCCAATGCTGAGCAAGCCGGGGCGCCACAGTCGCGCCAGGATGAGCCGCATGAAAAGGCCATGTTTATGTCTTTTTCTATGCCACGGGCCGAGATCCGCCATCTGATCCAGGTGGCCGCCGAAGCCGGCGCTGAAGTCTATCTGAATGGATTGCACCCTGAGCATACCCAGATCAATGAAACCATGCTGATGCTGCGCGACCTGGCAAAGGGGATCGACAATCCACCGATGATCCGCTTTAACCCGACGGCGTTTAAAAAGTACGCCGTCAACTCAGTGCCGACGATTTTGTACCGGGAATTTGATCGCCACATCCTGGCTGCCGGAGTGACCAGCCTGACCTGGCTCGAGCAGGAGTTCCGACATCAAGACCAGAGTGTAGATTATGGTGTCACCGGCCCGATCAGTCCGGTCGTTGAGCGTAGCATAATCGAAGAAATGCAAGCCAGAATGGCGCGCTATGACTGGCAGGCAGCCCGTCAACGCACCATCGACAGTTACTGGGCGCGCCAGACCATGGTCAGCCTGCCTCGTGCACAACACACGGAATCCTGGATGATCGATCCAACCGTCAGTGCCAGCAAGGACATTTATACCCCGCGCGGTAAACTGGTTGCTGCTCAGGGGGCGGTGGTGAATCCACTCAAGGGCCACAGTACCGGGCTTACCACCGTGCTTTTCAATGCCATGGATCCCCGTCAAGTCGAGTTTGTCACTGCGCAGCTCGAGACGCTCGACACGGTCGGTCAGCTGATGCTGATCACCTCGCAGATTGATACCAGCAAAGGGTGGGCGCATATGAAAGTGCTCACAGAGCATTTTGGTCAGCAGATCTACCTGATGCCACAAGCACTGGCATCGCGGTTTCAGCTCACCGCCTTGCCAGCCATTGTCAGGACCGATCTCGACCGGAGCATGCTGCATGTCACGCAATTCAGTCTTTCCTCTCAAGAATAAAGGTAACGTACCATGAAGTTGATCCCTTCACTTTTTTTCATCGCTGTGGGTATCTGGGTGACCTATAACCACCCAGATGTCGCTAAACAGGCGTATTTCTATATCGAAATTGCGGTGGCCTGGGCTGTGCAAATGCTCAATGATTTTAAACGCGCTTAACGTTTCTCCCGCTCACGCACCTGGCAGACATGCGCGCACGCATGACTGCCTGGGTGTACCAACCTGATGTACCGTCAAGGAGTGTCACGCATGTCTCAATTGTTTCGTCTGTTTACCGGCGCGGTGTTTGCCTGGTGTCTGGGGGTGGCCAGTGTCGAAGCTGCCGAACCCGGCAATGCACTGGGCCGGGAGTCTGCACTGTGTCAGGACGCAAACCTGTTTACCAATGTGTTCGAGGGGATCTGTTGGGACTGCTTTTTAGACAATCTGTCGTTACTGGGCATCGGGAACCCGCCCGATGGCGCAGCCCCTAAGTCGCCGGTTTGTGCCTGTGATGATCGGGCCGGCGTCCCTCAGCTTGGCTGGCCACTGGCAATGTGGCAACCACAGCGGGTGGTGGAGGTAACGACCATTCCCTGGTGCAGTGCCGGGCTGGGTGGGATCCGCTTGCAAGATACGTTCGAGGGTCTGGGATATTCCAATGAGGCACCCAAAAGCGGCTCCCGGGAGACAGGGGGATTCTATCAGTACCATTATTATTCTTATCCCATCATGCTGATGTTACAGATGTTTGTGCTGCCTGAGTGCTATTCAGATTACATTGACTTTGATCTCTTGTATCTCTCTGAGGTGGACCCCCTGTGGCACAACGACTTACTGGCGTTATTACTGAATCCGGAAGCTGTGATTTTTTCTAACCCCATTGCGATGGCTTATTGCGCCTATGATTGCGTCCGGGCGACGGCCGATGCGCCGATTGAATCGGCGTTTCCCTGTGCCGGGTGTGATGGCAACCTTTATCCGCTGACCGGTCATGTCAACCCGCAACCCGATCAGGTTGCGGCCACCTCTTTGATCTCGCAGCGGGCACTGGCCTCGTTGCATCGTCGCGGGCTGGCAAAGAAAACCATGGGCAAAGTGGCCCAATGTGAACCGCAATGGGCCCCGATGATGCCGCGCTCTCAGTACCGCTTTTCGATGCTCTATCCGGTGCCTGAAGCCAGTGGCCAGATTGCGCCGGACTTTATCAGTGGGACCAGAGATGACGGGGAAGTGGCGCAACAAGCGGGCAGTGGTCAGACCATTGAGCCATTTACCCAATGTTGCCATCCGATGGGCATGTCCACTGCCCGCTGGTGTGTGCCGGCCGGAGGGCGCAAGCGCCCGGGTAAGGACACCACCTTTATGTATCTGATCTGGAACTATCGCGATTGTTGCGTGCGCAACGTCCCGGGCACCGGGGATTAAGCTGATGAATGTGTTCCTGCGCACCTTTTTGAACGGATTAGTGATCACCACTATCCTGGGCAACGCTAATGCCCTGACCATTGCCGCGCTGGTTGCTTATAGCCTGCCGGCCGTTGCGGCGACCGAGCAAGATGCCCGGCTGAAAAGCCTGCAGCAAAAACACGATCTGCAAAACCCGTATCGGGATACCCGGCGGGATAACCGCAGTTACGAAGTGATCCCCCGTGGCTCGAAAGACATGACTGATGAGCTCACTCAGGCCATCAACAATGCTCAGGGGCGTAGCAAAGTGCTGACCATCACCCCGAATACCTCAGCCACGGCGGAAGAGGGGGTGAAAGCCGCGCGCGTGATAGGCAAAACGGTCACCATGCCGGGCATGGATCCCACCTCTAATCAGACGCAGTTACAGCTGTCCAGCAAAGGCACCGTTGAGCTCTATCGGGATCCCGAGACCGGTCAGCTGAGCTACCGCCAGCGCGATGACCTCGATGGCAGTGAGATGCAGTCGGTGTCGATGGCACAAAGCGAGGTGTTTTCGACCGAGATTGAACACAGTCGCACAGACTGGGAAGGCGAAGGCGCTTATGGCGATGAAGATGCCTTGTTTGAGGCCGGACGCGGCGCCAATGCCCGGTTACGGGATAGCTCAAACCAGACCGGTGAAGGGGTGGCGTATCGCACTTTGCTGCAGGGGGCCGAACGTGGAGCTCAGGCAGAGGAGCCCGCAGCCGTTTTAAATCCGTCTTTTCAGGCGCTGGGTGCGGTAGACAGTACCGGGGGAGGATTTCTCACGGCCTGTTCAACACAAACCGTGTCGAATAGTAGCAGCTTGTATAAAGAACAGCTGGAGCAGCGTTTTTGTCAGCGTATGGCGACGGAGAACCCCTTCCAGTGTGAGGTTGAGCGAGAGTATAACTCCCCGAAACTGGTGGCCAATTACAGTGGCGATGTCAGTATTGTGTCCTGTGGTCTCGACTGTGTTGAAGTGACCATGAATCCGGGCAAAAAAAACCAGGATATCTATCAGGGGGGCAGTTGTACGGTGTTCACCGAAAGCGGAGAAATCGCCTTTAATGCGGCGCTCCAGGTGGATCGGGTGACCCTGCTCGACAGTAGCTTTGATGACCATGGTGTGATCAACATCAATGGCACAACGGCCTGGTCTGTGATTGATGGGGTGTATGGGGCATCCAGCACCTGGCGGGGCTCGTGTGAGCGTAAGCAAAACTTCGAAAGCACCACCCATCAGGGCAAGCTGGATGAAGTGATCAAACAAAAGTTTGCCGAGCACAATGGCAAGATCAACCTGGATATGCTGACCCGGGTGTCCGGTGGGGGAGGCGGCTATATCAAATTTCGCGTGTATCTGTCCGATCCCAACGGGCCTCTGGGGTTTACCTACCAGCAATTTCCTGAGGGCTGTTATGATCAGCTGACCGCCGCGGACAGACAGCAAAAACCACTGACCGGCATGCGCCCCGTTGACACCGATCCACAGACCGGTGAGCTGATCGGCGGACACTGCACGTTTGACGGCTACAGTGCCACGGATATCCACACCGACAATTTACCTCAGGATGTGATTGACGGCTTTGCACCCTGGTATAGCGGGGACACGGGCAAAGTGACCTGGCGCGTGAACCTGGATGGGTATACCTGCGATCCCTTTGGGGGTGAAAAACACTGTGTGGCGGTGGAGCTGCAAGATGGCAGTGTTGCGCAGGTGTGTAAAACCTGGGAAGAGCTGCAACAATCTGGCGGCACCTGTGGGCCATACGAAGCGCGCAGTGAATGTGAGGTG
This window encodes:
- a CDS encoding TraU family protein, with amino-acid sequence MSQLFRLFTGAVFAWCLGVASVEAAEPGNALGRESALCQDANLFTNVFEGICWDCFLDNLSLLGIGNPPDGAAPKSPVCACDDRAGVPQLGWPLAMWQPQRVVEVTTIPWCSAGLGGIRLQDTFEGLGYSNEAPKSGSRETGGFYQYHYYSYPIMLMLQMFVLPECYSDYIDFDLLYLSEVDPLWHNDLLALLLNPEAVIFSNPIAMAYCAYDCVRATADAPIESAFPCAGCDGNLYPLTGHVNPQPDQVAATSLISQRALASLHRRGLAKKTMGKVAQCEPQWAPMMPRSQYRFSMLYPVPEASGQIAPDFISGTRDDGEVAQQAGSGQTIEPFTQCCHPMGMSTARWCVPAGGRKRPGKDTTFMYLIWNYRDCCVRNVPGTGD
- the traN gene encoding conjugal transfer protein TraN encodes the protein MNVFLRTFLNGLVITTILGNANALTIAALVAYSLPAVAATEQDARLKSLQQKHDLQNPYRDTRRDNRSYEVIPRGSKDMTDELTQAINNAQGRSKVLTITPNTSATAEEGVKAARVIGKTVTMPGMDPTSNQTQLQLSSKGTVELYRDPETGQLSYRQRDDLDGSEMQSVSMAQSEVFSTEIEHSRTDWEGEGAYGDEDALFEAGRGANARLRDSSNQTGEGVAYRTLLQGAERGAQAEEPAAVLNPSFQALGAVDSTGGGFLTACSTQTVSNSSSLYKEQLEQRFCQRMATENPFQCEVEREYNSPKLVANYSGDVSIVSCGLDCVEVTMNPGKKNQDIYQGGSCTVFTESGEIAFNAALQVDRVTLLDSSFDDHGVININGTTAWSVIDGVYGASSTWRGSCERKQNFESTTHQGKLDEVIKQKFAEHNGKINLDMLTRVSGGGGGYIKFRVYLSDPNGPLGFTYQQFPEGCYDQLTAADRQQKPLTGMRPVDTDPQTGELIGGHCTFDGYSATDIHTDNLPQDVIDGFAPWYSGDTGKVTWRVNLDGYTCDPFGGEKHCVAVELQDGSVAQVCKTWEELQQSGGTCGPYEARSECEVIATECTDGFSDLNWDYCFNETVTYECDEGYNVGFEYDTTSSSCDSMLPCAGGDCDWGEKERNSRFVEAAAMGNVMQQIPGETTCDVPGDVSTCRVFEGDRQYCSWATASDWGNDCCEAPDGIDFLDYLNMTQLMLKFENQQLGGVYSTPVKETIDGAWTAVSDTVTNSNAWQSVSSYFTSATETITGNVATSVPASAGADAAVATAGEAGFGPMAQWVSQQIYDALPAELGNMIFTTTAAETGGNNVVQGFSPAVEGAVNFIGTVMFWYSMYQLAQLIGSLLTACDDTDNDTALKLEMRQCYAVDDNYCGKKSLGLCIMKRQDYCCYPSMLSRIIMEQAHVLLNKDMSECQGLNHEELSTLDFSRIDLSEWIATMVEANLIPEASPESLSGSGRMDNSTLRETPAERTRGRTEGAAEGARRNREAVKAPLDCSVYPRPPVCDFGFDLTDGKQD
- a CDS encoding TrbC family F-type conjugative pilus assembly protein produces the protein MPFFNRVWWCLSLLCSASLSAEPAQNSPPVDTQPPPAVQRSVVDIPAHLEETVRKAMAGQGEFAMPGSNALLNKLTPAQRESLMQMAKQAKARQQALLESGTLSHFQSDYLTQQVKRHQQAAQMISTHSVSKLDRVLTEHAGMSEEQVRGFAANAEQAGAPQSRQDEPHEKAMFMSFSMPRAEIRHLIQVAAEAGAEVYLNGLHPEHTQINETMLMLRDLAKGIDNPPMIRFNPTAFKKYAVNSVPTILYREFDRHILAAGVTSLTWLEQEFRHQDQSVDYGVTGPISPVVERSIIEEMQARMARYDWQAARQRTIDSYWARQTMVSLPRAQHTESWMIDPTVSASKDIYTPRGKLVAAQGAVVNPLKGHSTGLTTVLFNAMDPRQVEFVTAQLETLDTVGQLMLITSQIDTSKGWAHMKVLTEHFGQQIYLMPQALASRFQLTALPAIVRTDLDRSMLHVTQFSLSSQE
- a CDS encoding S26 family signal peptidase; this encodes MPVRYIIFMSLFCLSFIGYLFARYIIAYPAGQSECLHARVFLVDTWDTQIREGELAYFVMDVENPFFPTGLRWVKKVAALPGSQVSVTPGQVAVNTTTRYAIDMRPMLNALAGTDQDMGTESAYTRDFVLQEDEVFMLGETINSYDSRFWGPLKVQQIKGKAYAIF